The genome window TCTTCCACCGGGCGAGCGCGGAGGACGGCAAGACCCGCAGCCAGATGGCGGCGATCGTGCGGAGCGTGGGCGAGGAGCTCGCGTCCCTGCTCCTGCAGGAGGGGGTGGTCGGCGACCCGGTGCGGGCCAGCGTGTTCGGGCACGCGTTCGTCGGCATGGTCCAGGCGATCGGCGACTGGTGGCTCGACAACCCCGGGCTCGACCGCGACACGGTGGTCGACAGCCTCGCCGACGTGATCGCCGCGGCCCTGAAGGCCTGACCGGGCGTCACCGCGGACCGGCCGTGCGTGGCGCGCCGCGGTGACCCGCACGGCGCGGCCACCGCGCGTCACAGGTGGTGCAGGTCCTTGCGCTGGATCGACATGAGCACGCCCACCGCGGCCAGGCAGGCCACCGCGGACGACCCGCCGTACGAGACGAACGGCAGCGGCACCCCGGCGATCGGGGCGAGCCGGACGACCATGCCGACGTTGACGAACGTCTGCGCGGCGAACCAGCAGACGATCCCGGCGGCGGCGAGGGTCCCGAACGGCAGGGCGGCCCGGGACGCGGTGCGCAGCGCGCGCCAGATCACGAACCAGAGCAGGACCAGGATGAGCGCCGCGCCGGCGAACCCGAGCTCCTCGCCGGCGACGGTGAAGATGAAGTCGGTGTGCTGCTCGGGGACGAACCGGCCGCCGGTCTGGTCGCCGCGGAACAGGCCGGTGCCGAGCAGCCCGCCCGAGCCGACCGTGTTCAGGGCCTGGGTGGCGTTGTACCCGGCGCCCTGCGGGTCGGCCGCGGGGTCGGCGAACGCGAGCAGCCGCTGCACCTGGTGCGGGCGGAGGAGCCCGAGCCACCAGGCGAGCGCCGCGGCGGCCGCGCCGGAGAGCACCAGGACGGCGATCCACCGCCACCGCACCCCGGCGATCACGAGCATGCCGAGCACGATCGCGGTGAGGATCATGGCGGTGCCGAGGTCGGGCTGGAGCATCACCAGGCCGAACGGCACCGCGGTGACGCCGAGCGCGAGCAGCAGGTGCACCCCGCCCGGCCGGTGCTCCCCGTCGGGCTGGTCGCCGAGCAGGGTGGCGAGGGCGAGCACGAGCGTGAGCTTGGCGAACTCGGACGGCTGCGCCTGCACCGGGCCGATGCCGAGCCACGACTGCGCGCCGTTGACGGTCTGGCCGAGCGGGGTGAGCACCAGGAGCAGGCTCACGCAGGTCAGCGCGTACGCGGGCAGGCTCCAGACCCGCAGCGTCGACAGGTCGACCAGGGCGACCACGAGCATGATCACCAGGCCGGCGAGCACGTTGACGATCTGCCGCTTCAGGTACTGCTGCGGGTCCTCCCCGGCGGCGATGAGCCGCGGCCGGGTCGCCGCCCACACCAGGACCACGCTGATCAGGGAGAGCGCGGTGACCGCGGCGGCGAGGCCCCAGTCGAGCCGGGGCAGCGGGAGGCGGCGGGCGCGGGCGGACGGTGACGTGATCACTTGGCCCCTCCGGTGAGGTCGGGCAGGCGGTCGGTGAGCCGGCCGCCGGGGAGCGCGGCGCGCTTGCCCTCGAGGCCGTAGATGCCGGACCAGATCTCCCGGGCCGCGGGCGCGGCCGCGTCGGCGCCGGCGCCGCCCTGGGTGACCACGACCACCACCACGAACCTCGGCTTGTCGGCCGGGGCGAACGAGGCGAACCAGGAGGTGTCATTCACCCCGTATGCCTCGGCGGTCCCGGTCTTCCCGGCGACCGGCAGCTCGTCGAGGGGGAACCCGGCGAACGCCCCGGCGGCGGTGCCGGAGCGGGGCACCTCGGCGAGCGCGTCCCGGATGTAGGCGAGGGTCTTGCCGGAGACGGGGAGCCGGCCGACCACCGGCGGGGTGATGGTCCGCAGCACCCGGCCGTCGGCGCCGACCACGGCCTTGCCGATCCGCGGGCTGAACAGCTTGCCGCCGTTGGCGAGCGCGGCGTACGCCCGGGCGAGCTGCAGCGGCGTGACGAGCACGTCCCCCTGGCCGATGGAGAAGTTGGCCGCGTCGCCCGGGGTCCACAGGTAGCCGGTGGCGCAGTGCTCGGCGGCCACCGCCTTGAGGTAGGCGGCCCGCTGCGGATCGGTCTTCGCCAGGGACGGGTAGCCGGTCTTGGCGGCCTTGCAGGTCTCCTCCTTGGTCTGCTCCCAGTAGGCGCGCTTCCACTCCCGGCCCGGCACCCGGCCGGCGGCCTCCCCGGGCAGGTCGATCCCGGTCTTGGCGCCGAACCCGAAGGCGCGGGCCATGCGCTGCATGGGCTCGGCCGGCCGCTTGGCCCGCTCGTCCTTCACCCACATGTCGTAGGCGAACCGGTAGAAGATCGTGTCGCAGGAGACGACGAGGGCGCGGCGCAGGTCCATGAAGCCGTAACCGATCCCGCCGAAGTTGCGGAACGACCGATCGCCGACCCGGTAGGAGCCGGAGCAGTCGTACCGGCCGTACAGGTCGTAGCCGGCGTCCACCGCCGCCGCGAGCGAGACGATCTTCCAGGTTGAGGCGGGCGGCCACTGCCCCTGGATCGCCCGGGAGACCAGCGGCTGGCCGTGCGCGGCGCTGGTGAGCCGCTTGTAGTCGGCCGGGCGGATGCCGCCGGTCCACACGGACGGGTCGTAGGAGGGGTAGGCGGCCATGGCGACCACACGGCCGGTGCGGACGTCCATGACCACCGCGGCGCCGGAGCGCGCGGACGCGGGGCGGGTCTTCCGGACGGCCCGCTCGAGCGCCTTCTCCACGACCCGCTGCACCTTGGCGTCGATGCTGGTCACCAGCGTCGCCCCGGGCTGGGGCGGCTCCTCGCGCACGACCCGCAGCACCTGGCCGGCGCTGTCCACCACGAGCTGCCGGCTGCCCTCCCGCCCGCGCAGCTCCGCGTCGTAGCTCGCCTCCAGCCCGTCGCGGCCGACGAACCGGACGCCGTACGGCCCGCCGCCCCGGGTGCTGTCGGGGCCGACGTAGCCGAGCACGTGCGCGGCGAGGCCGCCCTCGGGGTAGTCCCGGACCGGCTGGAGCTCGGCGGTGACCCCGGGGAACTCCTCGGGGCGCTCGACGATCTGCATCGCGATCCGCTCGTCGACCCCTTCGGCGACCGGGATCGGCTGGTACGGCGAGCCGGCCCAGCACGGCTTGCCCACCTTCGGCCCGCAGAGCCGCACCTTGCGGGCGATCTCCCGGTAGGGCATGCCGAGCAGGCGGGCGAGCCGGCGCAGCACGGCGCGCCCGTTGTCCGGCCGGCGGGAGAGGGTGATGTAGTCCACGGACACCGTCATCGCCGTGCGGTTGCGCACCAGCGGGCGGCCGCGCTGATCGACGATCTGCCCGCGCACGGCCGGGAG of Thermobispora bispora DSM 43833 contains these proteins:
- the rodA gene encoding rod shape-determining protein RodA, with product MITSPSARARRLPLPRLDWGLAAAVTALSLISVVLVWAATRPRLIAAGEDPQQYLKRQIVNVLAGLVIMLVVALVDLSTLRVWSLPAYALTCVSLLLVLTPLGQTVNGAQSWLGIGPVQAQPSEFAKLTLVLALATLLGDQPDGEHRPGGVHLLLALGVTAVPFGLVMLQPDLGTAMILTAIVLGMLVIAGVRWRWIAVLVLSGAAAAALAWWLGLLRPHQVQRLLAFADPAADPQGAGYNATQALNTVGSGGLLGTGLFRGDQTGGRFVPEQHTDFIFTVAGEELGFAGAALILVLLWFVIWRALRTASRAALPFGTLAAAGIVCWFAAQTFVNVGMVVRLAPIAGVPLPFVSYGGSSAVACLAAVGVLMSIQRKDLHHL
- the mrdA gene encoding penicillin-binding protein 2 → MPHRSRLLLVHVLVACMFLVLLGRLWQVQIIDGDRYARAAVEDHTRQVVLPAVRGQIVDQRGRPLVRNRTAMTVSVDYITLSRRPDNGRAVLRRLARLLGMPYREIARKVRLCGPKVGKPCWAGSPYQPIPVAEGVDERIAMQIVERPEEFPGVTAELQPVRDYPEGGLAAHVLGYVGPDSTRGGGPYGVRFVGRDGLEASYDAELRGREGSRQLVVDSAGQVLRVVREEPPQPGATLVTSIDAKVQRVVEKALERAVRKTRPASARSGAAVVMDVRTGRVVAMAAYPSYDPSVWTGGIRPADYKRLTSAAHGQPLVSRAIQGQWPPASTWKIVSLAAAVDAGYDLYGRYDCSGSYRVGDRSFRNFGGIGYGFMDLRRALVVSCDTIFYRFAYDMWVKDERAKRPAEPMQRMARAFGFGAKTGIDLPGEAAGRVPGREWKRAYWEQTKEETCKAAKTGYPSLAKTDPQRAAYLKAVAAEHCATGYLWTPGDAANFSIGQGDVLVTPLQLARAYAALANGGKLFSPRIGKAVVGADGRVLRTITPPVVGRLPVSGKTLAYIRDALAEVPRSGTAAGAFAGFPLDELPVAGKTGTAEAYGVNDTSWFASFAPADKPRFVVVVVVTQGGAGADAAAPAAREIWSGIYGLEGKRAALPGGRLTDRLPDLTGGAK